A single Lysinibacter sp. HNR DNA region contains:
- the hutU gene encoding urocanate hydratase — protein MVLPGARPVRAARGSDISAKNWQTEAALRMLYNNLDPEVAERPDDLVVYGGTGRAARDWASFDAISQTLKGLEADETLLVQSGKPVGVFRTSVWAPRVLIANSNLVGDWANWPEFRRLEAEGLTMYGQMTAGSWIYIGTQGILQGTYETFAAIARKRFDGTLAGTLTLTGGCGGMGGAQPLAVTLNGGAVLIVDIDKTRLDRRAGKRYLDVVETDLDVALARVLSAKETKTALSVGLVGNAAEVFPELLKRGVNVDIVTDQTSAHDPLCYLPLGVPFAEWRERAQADPEEFTRLARESMAAQVDAMIGFQDAGSEVFDYGNSIRDEARAGGCDRAFDFPGFVPAYIRPLFCEGLGPFRWVALSGDPEDIAVTDRALLELFPENEHLKRWIHAAQEHVEYEGLPARICWLGYGDRARAGVLFNDLVAQGKVSAPIVIGRDHLDSGSVASPYRETESMLDGSDAIADWPLLNALTAASSGATWVSIHHGGGVGIGRSIHSGQVGVADGTPLAAEKLTRLLTNDPGMGVIRHVDAGYSRAVEVAEERGVRIPMQPRLRG, from the coding sequence ATGGTGTTACCAGGAGCACGGCCCGTTCGCGCGGCACGGGGCAGCGATATCTCTGCAAAGAACTGGCAGACCGAGGCAGCATTGAGGATGCTGTATAACAACCTGGATCCCGAGGTTGCCGAGCGTCCCGATGACCTGGTTGTTTATGGAGGAACCGGACGCGCAGCTCGAGACTGGGCAAGCTTTGACGCGATATCGCAAACTTTGAAAGGTCTTGAGGCAGACGAGACACTTCTTGTTCAATCAGGCAAGCCCGTGGGTGTTTTTCGTACAAGCGTGTGGGCTCCCAGGGTGCTCATTGCAAACTCCAACCTGGTCGGAGACTGGGCTAATTGGCCAGAGTTTCGACGGCTTGAAGCCGAAGGTCTCACGATGTACGGTCAGATGACCGCCGGGTCGTGGATCTACATTGGTACGCAGGGAATTCTGCAGGGAACCTACGAGACCTTCGCGGCTATAGCTCGCAAAAGGTTCGACGGAACCCTGGCGGGAACCCTTACCCTCACGGGAGGGTGTGGTGGTATGGGAGGGGCGCAACCCCTCGCGGTTACGCTCAACGGTGGTGCTGTGCTTATTGTGGATATTGACAAGACGCGCCTTGATCGTCGTGCGGGTAAACGTTACCTCGACGTTGTTGAGACGGATTTGGATGTCGCCCTTGCCCGGGTTCTGAGTGCAAAAGAGACAAAGACAGCCCTTTCTGTAGGGTTGGTGGGCAACGCCGCAGAGGTTTTCCCGGAGCTGTTGAAGCGCGGTGTGAATGTTGACATTGTGACAGATCAGACCTCTGCCCATGACCCACTCTGCTATCTGCCCCTGGGGGTGCCGTTTGCGGAGTGGCGTGAACGGGCGCAGGCTGACCCCGAGGAATTCACCCGGTTGGCCCGTGAATCAATGGCGGCTCAGGTAGACGCCATGATCGGTTTTCAGGATGCCGGCTCTGAGGTCTTTGACTACGGAAATTCGATTCGTGACGAGGCGCGGGCGGGCGGTTGCGACCGGGCGTTTGACTTTCCCGGTTTTGTACCGGCCTATATTCGTCCGCTTTTCTGTGAGGGGCTGGGGCCCTTCCGCTGGGTGGCTCTTTCCGGGGACCCCGAAGATATTGCGGTGACAGACCGTGCGCTTCTTGAGCTTTTTCCCGAAAACGAACACCTCAAGCGATGGATTCACGCGGCTCAGGAGCACGTGGAATATGAGGGTCTTCCCGCTCGTATTTGCTGGTTGGGTTACGGCGATCGGGCGAGGGCGGGCGTGCTCTTTAACGATCTAGTTGCCCAGGGTAAGGTTTCTGCACCCATCGTGATCGGACGAGACCATCTGGATTCGGGTTCCGTTGCCTCTCCCTACCGTGAGACCGAGTCAATGCTCGACGGCTCCGACGCGATTGCCGACTGGCCGCTACTCAACGCCCTCACGGCTGCCTCTTCGGGTGCAACCTGGGTGTCGATTCATCACGGAGGCGGAGTGGGGATTGGCCGTTCTATTCACTCGGGTCAGGTGGGGGTGGCAGACGGTACTCCTCTTGCCGCCGAAAAGCTGACCCGTCTGCTCACGAACGATCCGGGCATGGGGGTGATCCGTCACGTGGATGCCGGATACTCGCGAGCTGTCGAGGTAGCGGAGGAGCGGGGAGTGCGGATTCCCATGCAACCGCGTTTGCGGGGCTAG
- the hutI gene encoding imidazolonepropionase, translated as MSVLITNIGELTTQDPLRESSRLRDAAVVLEGDRIAWIGSADRPPAADERVDAGGRAVLPGWVDSHTHLIFAGDRTAEFEARMAGEAYAAGGINVTVNATREASDQGLRDNLLRLVGEARRGGTTTIETKTGYGLTVEDELRAARIAGEIVDEVTFLGAHVVPEGSAREEYLRLVTGEMLDTVAPHVSAVDVFCETGAFDAGETARVLQSARERSLATHVHGNQLGPGPGVQLAVEYRSLSVDHLGFLSAADIDALAAAATLEHPTVATVLPACDLSTRMPLAPARELVDAGAIVAIASNCNPGTSYTSSMGFAVATAVLQMRLTVEEAVYAATYGGARALGRHVASADKPAVGHISVGARADIQMLDAPSVTHLAYRPGMPLTAAVWAAGRRVV; from the coding sequence ATGAGCGTCCTTATCACGAATATTGGTGAGCTAACCACCCAAGATCCCTTACGCGAGTCGTCTCGGCTGCGTGACGCCGCGGTTGTCCTGGAGGGTGATCGTATCGCCTGGATCGGGTCGGCTGATCGTCCTCCAGCAGCCGATGAGAGAGTGGATGCCGGGGGAAGAGCTGTTCTTCCCGGTTGGGTAGACTCTCACACACACCTGATCTTTGCGGGAGATCGCACCGCCGAGTTCGAGGCCCGCATGGCTGGAGAAGCCTACGCTGCGGGCGGGATCAATGTGACGGTTAACGCAACCCGGGAGGCGAGCGACCAAGGACTCAGGGACAATCTGCTGCGTCTGGTCGGCGAGGCCAGGCGTGGTGGAACCACGACCATCGAGACCAAGACCGGATACGGGCTGACGGTTGAGGATGAGTTACGGGCGGCCCGGATCGCCGGAGAGATCGTTGACGAGGTGACGTTTCTGGGAGCCCATGTTGTCCCGGAAGGGTCTGCCCGGGAGGAGTATCTCCGTCTGGTCACGGGCGAAATGCTGGATACTGTGGCGCCGCATGTCTCCGCCGTCGACGTGTTCTGCGAAACCGGGGCCTTTGACGCTGGGGAGACGGCCCGGGTTCTCCAATCGGCGAGGGAGCGCTCGCTCGCGACCCACGTGCATGGTAACCAGCTGGGCCCGGGGCCAGGGGTTCAGCTTGCGGTGGAGTATAGGTCGTTGAGCGTTGATCACCTGGGGTTCCTGAGCGCGGCGGATATTGACGCGCTTGCCGCAGCAGCAACCCTGGAGCATCCCACCGTGGCGACCGTTCTACCCGCCTGCGATCTTTCCACGCGGATGCCCCTGGCTCCCGCCCGTGAGCTTGTGGATGCCGGTGCGATTGTTGCTATCGCGAGCAACTGTAACCCCGGTACCTCATATACCTCTTCTATGGGGTTTGCCGTGGCTACGGCGGTACTCCAGATGCGTCTCACGGTTGAGGAGGCCGTTTACGCTGCAACCTATGGAGGTGCCCGGGCACTCGGGCGACACGTTGCGTCCGCCGATAAGCCCGCGGTAGGTCATATCTCGGTGGGAGCGCGCGCCGACATTCAGATGCTCGACGCGCCCTCCGTCACCCACCTGGCTTATCGCCCGGGGATGCCGCTCACCGCTGCTGTATGGGCTGCTGGCCGTCGGGTGGTTTAG